The DNA sequence CGGTGACGGTCACCCCGTCGATGACCTTGGTGGCCCGCCGGTCGGCGAACTCGGGGCGGGTCGACACGTCGGTCGTACCGGAGATCTCGTTCTCGTGCCGGGCGACCAGCTCGCCGTCCCTGGTCGGCACCAGGTCGGGTTCGATGAAGTCGGCGCCCTGCCGGATCGCCAACCGGTACGCCTCCAGCGTGTGCTCCGGCCGGTAGCCGCTGGCGCCCCGGTGTGCGATCACCGTCGGGCGGTCGGATGCCCTGGTCCCCTTGTCGGCCACGGCCGGGGCACTCGGGACCGCCACGGCACCGACCACCAGCAGCGCGCCGGCCAGGCCAAGAGCGGAAAGGGTACGTCGCAACGCCGTCTCCTCGTCGTCGGGCGCGATCACGTGCGCACGGGTACGGCGCACTCGCGGACCCGAGTCAAACGGCGCACCACGACCATCGATTGATCTACACCTGTCCATCCGGTGAACCTCGCGGGTGGGACTGATGGCCGACCGCGCCGGCCCGCACCGAGCCCCGGCCGGAGCACGGGTCGCGCCAACCTCACGATCGGGCTCACGGATCGCCCATCGATCGACCACTGAGCGTGATATGAACAGCGACGATGCGCCGGCCGCTGCAACACCCCGCCCGGATCGTGCCGCTGGCGTTCCTGTGCGCGATCGCCGTGGGCACGGTCCTGCTGATGCTGCCGGTGACCCGGGAGGGGCCGGGCGGGCCGAGCTTCGTCACCGCGCTGTTCACCGCCACCTCGGCGATCTCGGTCACCGGCCTGACGGTCGTCGACACGGCCACCTACTGGTCCGACGCCGGGCACGTGCTGATCCTCGTACTCGCGCAGCTCGGCGGCTTCGGCATCATGACCCTGGCGACGCTGCTCAGCCTGCTGGTGTCGCAGCGACTCGGCCTGCGCAGCCGGCTGTTGGCCCGGGCGGAGAGCAGCCTCGCCCTGGGCGACGTACGCCACGTGCTCGGCCGGATCGCGCTGACCATGCTGATCTGCGAGTCGGTCATCGCCGTCTTCGTCGCCGGGCGGCTGTGGATCCACTACGACTACCCGTTTGGCAAGGCCGTCTGGTACGGCGTCTTCCACGCCGTGCAGGCGTTCAACAACGCGGGCTTCGCCCTCTACAGCGACAGCATGGTCCGCTTCGTGGGCGACTGGTGGATCTGCCTGCCGCTGTCGCTCGGCATGCTCGCCGGCGGCATCGGTTTTCCGGTGCTGTTCGAACTCGCCCGGCGGCTCGGCCGCCCAGGGAACTGGTCGACGCACACCCGGCTCACGGTGTGGGGCGGGCTGGTGCTCGGCCTCGCCGGCCTGCTGGTCTTCCTCACCTTCGAGTGGACCAACCCAGGCACACTGGGGCCGCTCGGCACCCACGAGAAGCTGATCGCCGCGATCTTCCAGGACGCGTCGACCCGGGCGGGCGGCTTCAACAGCCTGGACTACAGCGCGATGAACAGCGAGACGATCGCGGTCTGCATCGCGCTGATGTTCATCGGGGGCGGCAGCGCCAGCACCGCCGGCGGCATCAAGATCACAACCTTCTTCCTGCTGGCATTCGTGATCTGGGCCGAGATACGGGGTGAGCCCGACGTCGTCATCGGGCGGCGCCGGATCGCCGAGACCACCCAGCGGCAGGCGATCACGATCGCGTTGCTCGGCATCGCGCTGGTCACTGGTGGCGCGCTACTGCTGATCGCGCTCACCGACGGGGTCGGCCTCGACACAGCGGTCTTCGAGGTGACCTCGGCGTTCGCTACCGTGGGGTTGTCGACCGGGCTGACCCCGACGTTGCCGGACAGCGCGCAGATCGTCCTTGTGGTGCTGATGTTCATCGGCCGGGTCGGCACGATCGTGGTCGCCTCGGCGATCGCGTTGAACGCCCGCACCCGGCTCTACCGATATCCGGAGGAGCGTCCGATTGTTGGCTGACGACCAGGCCGTGCCGAAGGGACCGATGGGGCCGGCGCGGGGTGCGGGCCGGGCGCCCACGGCCGCCGAGGGCGTCGCGGTCCTCGGGTTGGGCAGGTTCGGCGGGCAGGTCGCGGCATCACTGCTGCGGCTCGGGCACGAGGTGCTCGGCATCGACGAGGACCCCAGGCTGGTGCAGCAGTGGTCCGACCGGCTGACCCACGTGGCACAGGCGGACACGACCGACAACGAGGCACTGCGGCAGCTCGGTGTGCCAGACTTCGGCCGGGCCGTGGTCGGCATCGGCACCGACATCGAGGCCAGCGTGCTGACCGTCCTGGCGTTGACCGAGGTCGGCGTCAAGGAGATCTGGGCGAAGGCGACCTCCAGCAAGCACGGCAAGATCCTGTCGGCGGTCGGCGCCCAACACGTCATCTACCCGGAGGCGGCGATGGGCGACCGGGTGGCCCACCTGATCACCAGCCGGATGCTCGACTTCATCGAGTTCGACGACGGCTTCGCGATCGCCAAGATCCGCGCGCCGGAGGACATGGTGGGCCGGAACCTGGCGGACATCGGGCTGCGGACGAGGTGGGGCGTGACGGTGGTCGGGGTCAAGACACCGGGGCGGGAGTTCGACTACGCGCAGGCGAGCACGGTCATCCCGGCCGACAGCGTGCTCATCGTGGCCGGCACGACCGAACAGGTGCAGGAGTTCGCCGCCACGACCTGACCGGCCCGCGGCTCAGTCGTCGTCATCACCGTCGTCGTCATCGTCGTTGCTGTTGTTGCCGTTCCCGTTGTTGCCGTTCCCGTTATTGCCGTTGTTGCCGTTCCCGTTCCCGTTGTTGCCGTTGCCGCGGTTGCCGGACCCGCCGTGGCCGACCTTCTCGGTGCGGCCGGCACCACCGGCGGTGGCCGGTGGCGGGGCGGCACCGGCCGGGTGCGCGCCCGCGACGCCACCACCCACCTGCTGCTGGCCGGCCACTCCGCTGACCCGTACCTCGCACGGCAGACCGTCGAGGTGGAACCGCACCGGAAGCGCGTTGGCCGTGGCGTAGGTGCCGGTCAGCGCGATGGACACGGCCGCGCCCGGCGCCAGCGTGTCGGTGTCCGCCGGCGGTCGTACGGTCACGTCCCGTCCGGCCTGCCGCCACGCCGCCGGTTCGCCACCGACCATGGTCTGGTCACCGGGCAGCGCGAACGTCAGCGTCCAGCCCTGCCGGGTCTGCCCGTCGTTGGTGAGCGTCAGCTCGGCGTCGAACGCCTGTCCGGAATCGGTGCGCACCGCGTACTCGACCTGGCAGGGCGCGGCCGGTTGGTTGCCCATGGCGAGGTTCGTCGGTTCGTCGCCGGTGGCCGGGCTGCCGCCGCTCGCCGCCCAGCCGACGCCGGTCACCATGAGCAGGGCGGCGCCGGCCACCGTGGCAGCGACCCGCCGTCGGACGCCCGGGGTTCGGCCGGACCACCAACGCTCCAGCCGGCCGGGGGCCGACAGTCCGCTGGAGCCGGGCAGCGCGCCGGTCGCCGTGGTTCCCGGAAGGATCGTCGTGCCGGCCACGGCCAGTTCGTCGGCCGGCCGATCGGCCGCGCCGTCCGGCGCGGGTGACACCGGTACGACCCCGGCCAGGCCGACCGCGGCGGCGAGCGTACGGGCGACGTCGGCGCTGCTCGGCCGGTCGTCGGGCGCCTTGGCCAGGCAGCGCCGGCACAGTTGTGCGACCTCGTCGGGCAGCCCCTCGACCGGTGGCAGCGGGGCCGGGTCGGCGTGCCGGTGGTTACGGAGCATCTGGGTGGTCGTGTCGGCCTCCCAGGGCAGCCGGCCGGCCAGGCAGCGATAGAGGAGCAGGCCGAGGGCGTAGACGTCGGTGGCCGCCGACACCTGCCCGGCGTCGAGCCGTTCCGGCGCCAGGTAGGCGGGGGTGCCGAGCAGCTTTCCGTCCGGGTCGGTGTCGCTCTCGCCGGCGAGGGCGGAGATGCCGAAGTCGACGACCTTCGCGCCGGTGGGGGTCAGCATGACGTTGCCCGGGGTCACGTCGCGGTGTACCACGCCGCGGGCGTGTGCCGCGGCCAGCGCGGAGGCGACCTCGGCACAGGCGGCGACCGCGTGCCGCCAGGGCAGGGTCCCGTGGCGGGCCAGCCGGGCCTCCAGCGACTGCCCGTCGACGAGTTCCATGACCACGTACGGCACGGGGACGTCACCGTCCCAGGACTCGCCGAAGTCGTAGACGTTGGTGATGTGCGGATGGATCAGCCGGGCGGCGGCCTTCGCCTCGACCCGCAGCCGGTGCCGGAACGACCGCTCGGCGGCCAGCCGGGAGGCGAGCACCTTGATCGCCACCTGCCGGCCCAGCACCTCGTCGTAGCCGCGCCAGACGACCGACATCCCGCCGGCGCCGAGTTGTTCCACCAGCCGGTAGCGGCCGCCCAGCAGTTCGTTGCCCACCCCACGCATGACCGGATGGATGCCCCTGGAGCAGGGCTTTCAATCTTGACGACCGAAATCGGTCAGCCGGGAGGTCTCCGGTCAGCCGACGGTCAGGAGCTGGTCGACGGGGCGTACTCGTCGGTGAGGACCCGGGCGCCGTCGACGAACCGGTCGAGGTCGGCGCCCGCGAGCAGGGTCGCCGGTTCGTCGACCGAGGTGTCCACGCTGTGGCGCAGGCCGTCGACGTCGAGCGGGGTGTCGGAGGCGACGATGAGGAAGTTGGCGCCTTCCTCGCCGGCCAGCCCGGCGGGCGGGGCGATGACCGCGACGTTCGGGAAGACCGCGGCGACGGTGGCGAGCTGGGCGCGGATGAACCGCAGCGGCGGGTAGTCGATCACGTTCATCACGTAGATGCCGCCCGGCCGGACGATCCGGTGCACCTCGGCGGCCATCTCCCGGGTGGCCAGGTGCCAGGGCACCGTCAGATGGCCGAACGCGTCCCCGACGACGAGGTCGGCGCTGTCGGTGGGCCGCTGGGTGACCAGCATCCGGGCGTCGCCGACGACCGGTTCGAGGTCGGGTCCGGGGCGTACGTCCAGTTCGCGTTCGCCGAGTTCGACCAGCCCGCCGTCGATCTCGAAGACCACGTTGTCGGTGCCGGGACGGGTCGCGGTCAGGTAGCGGGGCACGGTGAACCCGCCACCGCCGAGGTGTACGGCGTCCAGCGGCTGCCCGGGCGGTGCCATCACGTCGGCGACCGCCCCGATCCACTGGGTGTAGGCGAACTCCAGGTGTGTCGGGTCGGCGAGGTCGACGTACGAGTGGTGGGCCGAGTTGAGCACCAGCAGCCGGCCGGTGGAGTTGTCGGGGTCGACCTCGACCGACGCGCAGTGGTATTCGGTTTCCACGTCGCATGGGTCGGGAGCGACGACGGAGACGGTCACCGCAGCCAGGCCGACGACGGCGACGAGCGCTTTCGTGCCGGTACGTCCCGGGAGCGCCCCGCCGCCCTGTCGGCGCAGGTAACCGCCGACGACGAGGCCGGTGACGCCGAGCACCACGGCCAGCCCGATGATGATGACGGTGCTGCTGAAGACCGCCACCAGCACGAAGCCGGTGCCCAGGGTGGCGGTGATCGCGCCGAGGGTGCCGATGCTGGACAGTTTTCCGACCACCTGGCCGGTGTGCCGCAGGTCGCCGAGCTGGAGCTTGACCACCAGCGGGGTGACGGCGGAGAGCAGGGCGGCGGGCACCACGACGGCCAGCGCGACGAGCAGCAGCATCCCGGCCGCGGCGCCGCCGCGCAGCAGTTCGCCGGCGTAGCGGACGACTGGCAGGGTCACCGCGGTGGCGATGGCGGAGATCAGCAGCGCCGGGGCGAGCAGGGTACGCGGGTCGCGGCGGTCGGCGAGCCAGCCGCCGAACCAGGTGCCGTACGCGATCGCGGCCAGCGCCACGCCGATGACCGAGCTGGTGACCTGGAGGGTCACCCCGACGTAGGGCCCGACCAGGCGCAGGGCGGCGGTCTCCAGGACGAGCACGGCGCCGCTGGAGAGGAAGACGAGTGCGGCGGCGAGGCCGTTCGGGAGCGGGCGGCGCAGCTCGTCGGCCGCCGCCGTGATCGCGGTGTCCATCGCCTGCGATGGTACGCAGGCCGGCTGGACGCTTCCGGTGAGACCGGAAGGTCAGATCATCGATAGATGGACGTGGTTGGTGTGGTCGCCGGCCGGGCTGCCGCCGCCGTTGTAGTTGCTCCAGCCGGTGCCGGGCATCCAGATCTGGCGGTACCAGATCACGTAGAGCACGCCGAGCCGGCTGGCGTTCTTGATGTAGAAGGCGGCGAGGTTGTTGCCGTAGGTGCGGTCGCCGCCGGTGGCGTGGACGTTCTGGAAGCCGCTGGTCGCGGCGGAGAAGTCGCAGGCCCGCCCCTTGGGGTGTTCGCCGCTGCCGCCGCTGCGGAAGCAGGAGACGTAGCGCTTGAAACCGGCGAGCTTGGCCTCGTTCATCGCGTGCAGGGTGCGTGGGGTGATGCAGCCGGAGGTGGTGGGGTCGTCGACCGTGCAGGACTCCTTGGGCCAGGAGCCGTTGGGATTGCGCGGTGCGGCCTTGGCCGCCGGGGAGTTGGCGTTGACGTAGCCTCCGCTGGCCCCGCCGCCGACGGCGGCCAGTGCCCGCTCGGCGTCCTTCTTCTTCTTGGCCATGATGTCGAGCTGCTTCTTCTGCTCGTTGACCTCGTTGTCCATCGCGGCCTTGGCCCGGTCGGCCTGCTCGCGGGCCGCGGTCAGGGCGACCAGTTGCCGGTTCTCGTGCCGGGCGATCGTCTCCAGGCCGGCCGCTCGCTGGAGGAACGACTCGGGCGACGCGCTGTTGACCATGATCATAACCGCCGACAGCCGCCCCCTGCGGTAGGACTCGGCGGCGATCAGGGCGACCTCGTCGGTCAGCGCCGCAAGGTTGGCCTCGACCTTCTGGAGTTCCAGGGTCAGTTCGAGCTGACGTTTCTGGGAGTTCTCCAGGGCCGCCTTGGCCTCGACGTGCCCCTTGGACGCCGCCTCGAGCGCGTCGCGCAGGTTCTTGCTGCCCCCCTCGTCCGGCGTCGAGCCGGGCGCGGCGAGGACGGCGCCACCGGGCGAGCCGACGATGACCGACGTGGCGGTGAGGATCGCGGCGAACAGCGCGACCGCGCGGCGCCGGAGCAAGGCCGTCCTGGGCACGAAAGTGGATCCTTCCGTCGGCCGCCTGAGCCCCCGGCCGGGTCGCTCACGACGGGTGGCGACCCTTTCACTTTCGGCGGCGACCCCGCGCACCGGTGCTGTTGACGCCGGTCGGCGGCGCCATCGGGCGGAGACCGCCGGTCAGCATACCGGACGACGGGAAGCGGCTGGTTACTCCACAGTGGAAGATCCATCCAGGATCAAGCTAGGCTAGCCTAGCCTAACTGGAGTACGTGCGAGGAGTGCAGGATGCTCAGGTCCGAAGCCCGGATCGTCACCGACCGTCCCGGGCGATACCTGGCCCAACTCTGCCGGCACTTCTCTCACAAGATCACCACAGAGTGGACCGACGAGCGCGGCTTCGCCGACTTCGGCTTCGGCACCTGCACCCTGCTCGCCGAGGACGGCACCCTGGTCCTGCTCGCGCAGGGCACCGACGAGCCGGGCCTGTCCCGGGTCGAATACGTCGTCGGCGACCACCTCGAACGGTTCGCCGCCCGGGACGGCCTCACCGCCCGGTGGAGCCGCCCCTCGCCGACCTGACCGCCCGGCCGCCGGCGGCCGAGCGGCCCGGCCTCCGGGAGGCCACCGGTCACACCCCGGCCGCCCGCAGCACCTCACGCACCTCGTGCCAGATCGGCTCGCTGGCCGCCGCCACCAGGCCAGTTCCCTCGCTGGTCGCCTCGTACGGGCGACCGTCGAGACGGCAGGCCATTCCGCCCGCCTCCCGGACCAGAAACGAGCCCGCGACGTGGTCCCACGGCAGGGTCCGCCAGAAGACCGCGAAATGCTGCACCCCGGCAACCAGATCGGCGTACTCCCGGCCGGCACAGTGCAGGCCGGGCAGCACCTCGCCGAGCACCCGCGCCCGCTCCCGGAACGCCTCACGCACCCCGGGCGGGAAGAACCGGGTCATGATCGGCCCGCGCAGCCCGCCGGGCGGCGGCGGGTCCGCGCTGATCCGCATCCGCACGCCGTCGACGTACGCGCCGGAGCCGGCCTCGGCGACGGTCAGGCTGTCGGCCACCGGGTCGTGGATCCAGCCGGCGACGGCCGTACCGTCGCGCACCAACGCCACCATGATCGCGAACGGCGTCCGGCCGGCGGCGTAGTTGGCGGTGCCGTCGATCGGGTCGACCAGCCAGACCGGGTCGGTCCCACTCAGCCGGTCGAGCAGCGCCGGATCGGCCGCCACGCCCTCCTCGCCCACCACGACCGAGCCGGGCAGCAGCGCGGTCAGCCCGGCGCTGAGCACCTCCTCGGTGCGCTGGTCGGCGACGGTCACCACCTCGCCGGGCGCCTTCTCGCTGACGTCGGCGCTGGAGAGGTGCTGGAACATCGGCAGCACGACCTCGGCGGCCGCCTCCCGGATCAGCGCCGAGACCTGGTCGATCATCAGCTACGCGGGGGCAGCTTGACCACGCTGACGAAGAACTCGTCGATCTGGCGTACCACCGAGATGAACCGCTCGAAGTCGACCGGCTTGGTCACGTATGCGTTCGCGTGCAGCTGGTAGCTGCGCAGGATGTCCTCGTCGGCCTGCGACGTGGTGAGCACCACCACCGGAATCCGGCAGAGCTGCTCGTCCTTCTTGATCTCGGCCAGCACCTCGCGGCCGTCGCGGCGCGGCAGGTTGAGGTCGAGCAGGATCAGGTCGGGGGCGACCGCGTCGGCGTACTTGCCCTCCCGGCGCAGATAGGCCAGGGCCTCGGCACCGTCGGAGACCACCCGGAGCCGGTTGCGCAGCTTGTGCTCCTCGAACGCCTCCTGGGTCATCAGGACGTCGCCCGGGTCGTCCTCGACCAGGAGAACCTCGATCGGGCTCCTGCCATCGGCGGGTGCGGTCACGCCACAGTCTCCTTCACACCGTCGGGCCGTTGCGCCGGCTCGTCGTCCCCGGTGTCGGCCGCGTCGGACCCGCCCGGTTCGTCGGCCGCCGGCTCGTCGGCGACCACGGGAAGAGTAAAGCGGATGGCCGTACCCTCGGTGACCTCCGGGTCGACCCAGATCCGGCCACCGTGATACTCGACGATCTTCTTACCGATCGCCAGCCCGATGCCGGTGCCCGGATAGGCGTCCTTGGAGTGCAGGCGCTGGAAGATCACGAAGATCTTGTCGGCGAACTCCGGTTCGATTCCGATGCCGTTGTCCTGGCAGGTGATCTCCCACTCGTCGCCGGTGCGGCGGGCCGAGAGGTGGACCCGGGCCGGCACGTCCGGCCGGCGGAACTTGATCGAGTTGCTGACCAGGTTGACCAGCAGGTTGGTCAGCAACGGCTCCTCGCCGTGCACCACCGGCAGGTCCGACCAGGTCACCTCGCCGCTCGCGTACTGCCGGGCCGCCTCGGTCTGCCCGGCCACCTGCGTCATCACCTCGTCCAGGTCGACGTCGGTGAAGCCGGTGGTGAGCCGGCCGATCCGGGAGAACGCCAGCAGGTCGTTGATCAGGCGCTGCATCCGCTGGGCACCGTCGACGGCGAACGCGATGTACTGGTCGGCCCGCTCGTCGAGCTGTCCCGCGTACCGGCGCTGGAGCAGCTGGCAGAAGCTGGCGACCTTGCGCAGCGGCTCCTGCAGGTCGTGCGAGGCCACGTACGCGAACTGCTCCAGGTCACGGTTGGAGCGCACCAGTTCCTCGGCCTGCTTCTGCAGCTGGCTGTTGATCCACTCGATGCGGGTCCGGGCCTCGCGCACCTCGGCCAGGTCGGCCGCGATCCGGCGGCGCATCCCGTCGACGTCCTCGGCCAACCTGGCCAGCTCGGGCGGGCCGACCCGCTCGATGTCGCGCTGGTAGTCGCCGGCCGCGATCAGACGCACCTGCCCGGCCAGGACGGTGACCGGGTTGATCACCAACCGGTTGATCCACAGGATCAGCGCCCCGGCGGCGATCAGGACCACGGCGGCCGCGGTCACGAGGAGGACGACCAGGGTGTTGCCGGTCTGCCGGGCGTCGCCGGCGATCTCGTTGCGCAGGGCCAGGATCTCCTCCTGAAGCTGCTGCACCTCCGCCCGCAACACGTCGAAGCGCACCCGGGACTGCTCGTCGAAGAGCGCCTGGGCGGCCCCCGTACCGCTGGTGTTGACCGTGTCGATCACCGGTACGGCGACCACGGCCCGCCACTGCTCGGCCTGCTCGCGGATCTGCCCCACCCGCCGGCGGATGTCCGGCTCGTCGGTCAGCAGGCCGTCCATCTGGGTGAGCAGGTCACGCTCCTGCTCGACGCCCCGCTGGTAGGGCACCAGGTCGACCGGGTCGCCGCTGACCGCGTAGCCGCGGACCCCGGTCTCCTGGTCGAGCAGCGTGCCGAGCAGCGCCTCGCTGCCGGTGCGCAGCGGGCCGCTCTTGTTGAGCAGGGTGTCGAGGTGGGTACGGTTCTGTGCGGCCTGGACCACCCCGATCGTGGCCAGCGCGGCCAGCAGCACCCCGATCAGCACACACATCGTGGTGACCCGCCGCCGCAGCGTCCACTTCCGCCCGTTCACCGCCCACCGCCCCGACTCACCAGCAGCATGGCGACGTCGTCGGCGAGCGGGCCGCCGTTGGTCAGCTCGGCCCGCCCGACCAGCCAGCCGGGCAACTCCTCCAGCGGCACCTTCGCGGTGTCCGGATGCCCGACCAGTTCGGTCAGCCCCGGCACGTCGAGCCGTTCGCTGCCGCCGCCCACCCGCCCCTCGATCAGGCCGTCGGTGTACATCAACAGGGACCAGTCATCGCTGTCGAACTCCAGATCGAAGGCGCGTGGGGGCCGTGGCCGGACGCCGAGCAGACGTCCACCGGGGGCCGGGACCGGCGCCACCTCGCCCCCGGACAGCAGCAGCGGCGGCGGATGGCCGGCGAGACGTACGGTGGCCCGGTTGCGGGCCAGGTCGAGGCGGACCGAGGCGACCGTCGCGAAGATCTCCCGGAGCCGGCGCTCGCTCATCAGGACCTGCTCGAGCGCCGGCAGTACGGCGTCGTCGGGCACCCCGGCGAGCACCAGGGCCCGCCAGGCCACCCGCAGTTCGACACCGAGCGCGGCCTCGTCGACGCCGTGCCCGCAGACGTCCCCGACGATGAGGTCGATCCGGTCGGGTGTGGTCTGCACCACGTCGTAGAAGTCGCCGCCGATCAGGGCGGCGTGCCGGCCGGGCCGGTAGAAGGTGTGGACCTCGACCTCGCGGGTCGTCATCAGCGGCTGGGGCAGCAGGCCGCGTTCGAGGCGGGCCGACTCGGCCTGACGCAGCTCGGCCTCACGCAGCCGACGGGCGTTCTCGTCGGCGCGCTTCCGCTCGACCGCGTAGCGCAGCGCCCGGGTCAGCAGCACGCCGTCGACCTGCCCCTTGACCAGGTAGTCCTGGGCGCCCTCGGCGACGGCGCCGACGCCGAGGTGCTCGTCCTGCCGGCCGGTGAGCACGCAGACCGCCGCGCCGGAACTCATCGCCAGCACCTGGCGCAGCCCGTCGAGCCCCTGCGAGTCGGGCAGACCGAGGTCCAGCAGGACACAGTCGACCCCGCCGATCTGCTGACGGGCCTGGGTGATGCTGGTGGCGACGATCAGGTCCATCGCGGCGTCGGCCTCGGCCAGCAGCTCGCCGACCAGGAACGCGTCGCCCTCGTCGTCCTCGACGAGCAGCACGCGCAGGCGTTCGGCCTGCGGCAGCGGCAGGCCCGAACCGAGCCGGGCCCGGGGCGGGACGACGGAGGAACCGGTCACCACGGCACCCCTTCGGATCGCATCTGCGGCACTCTTCCCGGACGGTCGCTGATCGTCGCTCTCGGGGCGACCCGTACGGGTCGCGTGCGCCCACGCTATTCGACCGTCCGGCCGAGCGGCCACCCGGTCCGGTCCGCTGGCCCCGGAGCGCCCGCTGTCGGATGATGACAACCCCCGATCGCAGGAGGCACCGTGGCCGCACCGCTGCTCCCCCCGGCCGACCGGTCGCTGGCCCGCCCGCCCCGCCGCGTCGTGGCGGCGGCCGCCGCCCTGGCCGCGCTGGTGCTGGTCGGTGCCGCCGGCCTGCTGGAGATCCGCCCGCCGCGGCCCCGGCCCGCCGACGCGCCGGCCGGGCAGTTCAGCGCCGACCGGGCGGCCGAACACCTGCGGATCGTCGCCGCGGAGCCGCACCCGGCCGGCAGCCCGGCGAACGACCGGGTACGCGACCACCTCGTCGGCACCCTGCGCGGGCTGGGTCTGGAGACCGAGGTGCAGGACACCGTGGCGCCCGAGGCCGGCCAGCTCAGCGGCGCCGCCGGTGGCGCGACCGTGGCCCGGGTCCGCAACGTGGTCGCCCGGCTGCCCGGCACCGATCCGACCGGCCGGGTCTTCGTCGTCGCGCACTACGACTCGGTGCAGCTCGCGCCGGGCGGCAACGACGACGGGGCCGGCACGTCGACGATCCTGGAGGTGGCCCGCGCGATGG is a window from the Polymorphospora rubra genome containing:
- a CDS encoding sensor histidine kinase — translated: MNGRKWTLRRRVTTMCVLIGVLLAALATIGVVQAAQNRTHLDTLLNKSGPLRTGSEALLGTLLDQETGVRGYAVSGDPVDLVPYQRGVEQERDLLTQMDGLLTDEPDIRRRVGQIREQAEQWRAVVAVPVIDTVNTSGTGAAQALFDEQSRVRFDVLRAEVQQLQEEILALRNEIAGDARQTGNTLVVLLVTAAAVVLIAAGALILWINRLVINPVTVLAGQVRLIAAGDYQRDIERVGPPELARLAEDVDGMRRRIAADLAEVREARTRIEWINSQLQKQAEELVRSNRDLEQFAYVASHDLQEPLRKVASFCQLLQRRYAGQLDERADQYIAFAVDGAQRMQRLINDLLAFSRIGRLTTGFTDVDLDEVMTQVAGQTEAARQYASGEVTWSDLPVVHGEEPLLTNLLVNLVSNSIKFRRPDVPARVHLSARRTGDEWEITCQDNGIGIEPEFADKIFVIFQRLHSKDAYPGTGIGLAIGKKIVEYHGGRIWVDPEVTEGTAIRFTLPVVADEPAADEPGGSDAADTGDDEPAQRPDGVKETVA
- a CDS encoding PP2C family protein-serine/threonine phosphatase, with product MTGSSVVPPRARLGSGLPLPQAERLRVLLVEDDEGDAFLVGELLAEADAAMDLIVATSITQARQQIGGVDCVLLDLGLPDSQGLDGLRQVLAMSSGAAVCVLTGRQDEHLGVGAVAEGAQDYLVKGQVDGVLLTRALRYAVERKRADENARRLREAELRQAESARLERGLLPQPLMTTREVEVHTFYRPGRHAALIGGDFYDVVQTTPDRIDLIVGDVCGHGVDEAALGVELRVAWRALVLAGVPDDAVLPALEQVLMSERRLREIFATVASVRLDLARNRATVRLAGHPPPLLLSGGEVAPVPAPGGRLLGVRPRPPRAFDLEFDSDDWSLLMYTDGLIEGRVGGGSERLDVPGLTELVGHPDTAKVPLEELPGWLVGRAELTNGGPLADDVAMLLVSRGGGR